A single window of Mycolicibacterium aurum DNA harbors:
- a CDS encoding DUF881 domain-containing protein translates to MDDHTAAPRKRTMWRFGVPVVCVAAGLLLGTTHGVSGGDEIRRSDAPRLVDLVRESQQSVDRLSAEQGALAFEVDNHHGGSPGSDAALAAITTKGDLLAADAGVTPMRGPGLVVTLNDAQRDAQGRFPRDASPDDLVVHQQDIQAVLNALWSAGAEGIQVQDQRIIATSAPRCVGNTLLLNGRTYSPPYVISAVGDAQAMQAALAAAPLVTLYKRYAVRFGLGYTEEPGDVELVGHAESIRLKYAQPLGPLGY, encoded by the coding sequence ATGGACGACCACACCGCCGCACCGCGGAAGCGCACGATGTGGCGCTTCGGGGTTCCGGTCGTGTGCGTCGCAGCAGGACTGCTTCTGGGAACGACGCACGGAGTGTCCGGAGGCGATGAGATCCGCCGGAGCGACGCGCCCCGCCTGGTCGATCTGGTGCGGGAGTCCCAGCAGTCCGTCGACCGGCTGAGCGCCGAACAGGGGGCCCTGGCGTTCGAGGTCGACAATCATCACGGTGGCTCACCCGGCAGCGACGCCGCTCTGGCGGCGATCACCACGAAGGGCGATCTGCTGGCCGCCGACGCGGGCGTGACTCCGATGCGCGGGCCTGGATTGGTGGTGACGCTCAACGACGCCCAGCGCGATGCGCAGGGCCGGTTCCCCCGCGATGCCTCGCCGGATGACCTGGTGGTGCACCAGCAGGACATCCAGGCGGTGCTCAACGCGCTCTGGAGTGCGGGCGCCGAAGGTATTCAAGTGCAGGACCAGCGGATCATCGCGACCTCGGCGCCCCGCTGTGTCGGAAACACGCTGCTGCTCAACGGGCGCACCTATAGCCCGCCGTACGTCATCTCCGCCGTCGGTGACGCCCAGGCGATGCAGGCTGCGCTGGCGGCCGCGCCACTGGTGACGCTGTACAAGCGTTACGCCGTCCGGTTCGGCCTCGGCTACACCGAAGAGCCCGGCGACGTGGAGCTCGTGGGGCACGCGGAGTCGATTCGATTGAAGTACGCGCAACCCCTGGGACCCCTCGGCTACTGA
- the crgA gene encoding cell division protein CrgA has product MPKSKVRKKNDFTINPVSRTPVKVKAGPSSTWFVVLFISLMLIGLVWLIVFQLAGSGPDVPSFLQWMSDLNVWNYAIAFAFMITGLLLTMRWR; this is encoded by the coding sequence ATGCCCAAGTCCAAGGTCCGCAAGAAGAACGACTTCACCATCAATCCGGTGAGCCGGACTCCGGTCAAGGTCAAAGCGGGGCCGTCGAGCACATGGTTCGTGGTGCTGTTCATCAGCCTGATGCTCATCGGGCTGGTGTGGCTGATCGTCTTCCAGTTGGCCGGCAGCGGACCCGACGTCCCGAGCTTCCTGCAGTGGATGTCCGACCTGAACGTGTGGAACTACGCCATCGCGTTTGCCTTCATGATCACGGGCTTGCTGCTGACGATGCGCTGGCGGTGA
- the cwsA gene encoding cell wall synthesis protein CwsA, whose product MSSTTRERLTPSQRLGRGLRYSTVGPVDVTRGAVGLGVESARSSAAWAADRYRNSQVARQLKAELATAQAVVAAEVSAAQEAVASLPERLAQPRRSRQRRRRLLWAGAGVAVLAGGAVTFSILRRSTQPEPSPLPPSVEVTPKP is encoded by the coding sequence ATGAGCTCCACGACCCGGGAACGCCTGACCCCGAGCCAGCGGCTCGGCCGCGGTCTGCGCTACTCGACCGTCGGCCCCGTCGACGTCACCAGGGGAGCGGTGGGCCTGGGGGTCGAGTCGGCGCGCTCGTCGGCGGCGTGGGCCGCCGACCGGTACCGCAACAGCCAGGTGGCACGCCAGCTCAAGGCGGAGCTCGCGACCGCACAGGCAGTCGTCGCGGCCGAGGTCTCGGCCGCCCAGGAGGCCGTGGCCAGCCTGCCGGAGCGGCTCGCACAACCCCGCCGGTCCCGTCAGCGGCGGCGACGGCTGCTGTGGGCAGGCGCGGGTGTCGCCGTGCTGGCCGGGGGAGCGGTGACGTTCTCGATCCTGCGCCGCTCGACGCAGCCCGAGCCGTCGCCGCTGCCGCCCAGCGTCGAAGTCACACCCAAGCCGTAG
- a CDS encoding PH domain-containing protein, with translation MSAQQTQWGPPAGGIIAGGIMGLILAAGAVTLVTDPPGRILVGLAAVGLLVFALMSWRARPKLAITDTGLVYRGWTGVKQLTRADITRIRITEFRRIGRKVRLLEIDTVDNRLLVLSRWDLGTDPLSVLDALTDAGYAPGAGSVGGV, from the coding sequence ATGTCGGCCCAGCAAACTCAGTGGGGTCCACCTGCCGGGGGCATCATCGCCGGCGGAATCATGGGCCTCATACTGGCCGCCGGCGCTGTGACGCTGGTCACAGACCCGCCGGGCCGCATCCTCGTGGGACTCGCCGCCGTCGGGTTGCTGGTGTTTGCGCTGATGTCGTGGCGCGCGCGACCCAAGCTGGCAATCACCGACACCGGTCTGGTGTACCGCGGCTGGACGGGAGTGAAGCAGCTCACACGCGCCGACATCACCCGCATCCGCATCACGGAGTTCCGAAGGATCGGACGCAAAGTCCGCCTCCTGGAGATCGATACCGTCGACAACCGGCTGCTGGTGCTGAGCCGCTGGGACCTCGGCACCGACCCGCTGAGTGTGCTCGACGCCCTCACCGACGCCGGGTACGCACCCGGCGCCGGATCAGTGGGTGGCGTCTAG
- a CDS encoding peptidylprolyl isomerase — protein MALRPGVAHWIPVTSPIQTATATLHTNRGDVKIALFGNHAPKTVSNFVGLAQGTKEYSTENASGGSSGPFYDGVIFHRVIEGFMIQGGDPTGTGRGDAGYKFADEFHPELQFDKPYLLAMANAGPGTNGSQFFITVTPTPHLNRRHTIFGEVVDPESQKVVDAIATTATDRGDRPTEPVVIESITIS, from the coding sequence ATGGCCCTCAGACCGGGCGTGGCACACTGGATTCCCGTGACGAGTCCCATTCAGACCGCGACCGCGACCCTGCACACCAACCGAGGCGACGTCAAAATCGCACTGTTCGGAAATCACGCTCCCAAGACCGTGTCGAACTTCGTCGGATTGGCCCAGGGCACCAAGGAATACAGCACCGAGAACGCGTCAGGCGGCTCGTCGGGGCCGTTCTATGACGGCGTGATCTTCCACCGTGTCATCGAAGGCTTCATGATCCAGGGTGGTGACCCCACCGGAACCGGGCGCGGCGATGCAGGCTACAAGTTCGCCGACGAGTTCCATCCCGAGCTGCAGTTCGACAAGCCCTACCTGCTGGCCATGGCCAACGCCGGGCCGGGAACCAACGGCTCGCAGTTCTTCATCACGGTCACCCCGACGCCGCACCTGAATCGTCGGCACACGATCTTCGGCGAGGTCGTCGACCCCGAGTCGCAGAAGGTGGTCGACGCCATCGCCACGACGGCGACCGACCGCGGCGACCGGCCGACCGAACCCGTCGTGATCGAGTCGATCACGATCTCCTAG